In the genome of Oncorhynchus nerka isolate Pitt River linkage group LG27, Oner_Uvic_2.0, whole genome shotgun sequence, the window TGTCTTATTGAATACAATCTGATGTTCTGTGCTCTTTCTCTAACAGATCTGGGCCTAGAgctgctgtgatgtcatcagAGCGAGACTGAACCTCTGGaagtcaggggtcagaggttaagGGTCAGGACCAGAGTCATGTGACCAGTCGACCCAGAGTGCCCATGGAGCACACCCTACCGCAGAAAGAGTCTGCCTATAGAAACTATattcagttacacacacacaataataaacTATCTAGGTTTGACTCACAGAGACTATTTATTTGACTGAAGTTGGACTATACCAAATGCTCATCAGGTCAATGAGGTCCTAAAGCTTTATTATTAGCAGTATTacaattattattactattgtatTACTAAAGTCATTTGAGCAGTTTTCCTCTACAGCAGGTCCTAGCCAATGCCATGCAGTACTGACTTTCCTGTATAGAAGCTAACTCACTGCCGTTTTTATGCTCCCTAGTCCCCCTTTAAACCTGATTCACAGTCTGTAGTTTACCAGTCAATTAGTCTGCCCAGGTTGTAACTTGCTCAGATCTAAAGTGCAATACTACTATATAAAACCAGACCATAGACTGTGGCTagccagagagggagaaagagggagtgttTGACGTATTGTTCATTTGTAATCATAGTCTTCTtgtgaaataaatacattttatttaaatGATTGATTAATGGTGTCTTACAAGTTTGTTTTATCCTATGGTTATGATGGAAATGACGAAGAGGATGATGATATGGAGACAGGAACGTTATTTCCATTACATCTGATTCTCTTCTAGCGGAACAATACAATTCAGGGAAATGCCATTTTGTGACGTTGCTTAGTGAGTATAAAGTCTGGCGAGAGCCTGGTGAGGCGGAAATACGGTTGATGACAGCGATCCTCCTTCCGTCTGTACGTGGAGAAAGCAGTCTGATCGCTGGGAGGGTGAGCTTTTTGTTAACTTTTTCCTACCTAGAATATGCGATTTATTTTTCTTCAACTCGAACTATTCTTGGATAAGCGTGTCAAGCTTCGGTTTTACAGATTGAGTGAATGGATCGATGCGGTTTGAGCCACTGATGTTGTTTGCTGCCTTGGTTTCTCTGGTCCTTTGTGTCAATCAGTACTACACTAGTTAGCTTTCAGCTGCTAGCCAGAAATGTCTAACGTTCGCGAGAAGCCCTGCTTACTCATATCCAAACCATGACTGGTTATCTATTTTCCAATGTTGATGTTGACAAGAAAATGTAAAACAATCCAACCATTTAACGTTAGCTGGAtagctaatttagctagctagattgcgATGTGTGTGACTTGCCTTCGATTTGACAGTCAAGCTGGCTAGCAAGTACAAATATGTCAATGTTCAAGTTAATTCAGTTTTCTTTATAcggtactgtagctagctaacgtattAGCTCTAGCTACAACCCTTGTTTCTTTCATGCCACGTCCTGAATTAATCCAGACTTCAAGGGCTCTTAAATTAGATTTGACTGGCTTGCTCACATAGCcagttatttagctagctagttacaaaGCTACATAGCCAACTGTTTAACGTTCTATTTACAGATTAGTTCAAGTATGTCCAAGACTAGACATCactgtgctgcttgcatcatattGCTATGTGGTCTGTGCAGCTCATTGGGAAACGTATCTTTGCTTTACGTTTTGAGTACAAGCCTCTTCTTGGTATTGCACAGGGGATGTCACCTCTTTGGGATTAGATTGAGGTTGTTTCCAATAGACCGTGTTGGGTGGGTTGTGGAAAGAAGCCTGCTGTATAATGTATTACCTTTTAGGCATTACAATATAAATACTGAGAATGTTTCCTCTATAGTCTAGCCCCTGCAGTGTGGGCTGTGAGAAATTAACTGCATGTGATAATGTATTGATAGTGTTTCCTGTATTTATCATGTCGTGCTGCCTGTGGAAAAAAACTGTGTAGCAGAGGCCCTTTCTgatatacaggctatagataaTGTATTAACTGTATGTCTTCCTGTAGACCATGTCATGCGGGCTGTGGAAAGAAACCCTGGCAATAGCAGAggactacctgtctgtctgcagtATTATCCCTGCCAGTGGGTCCCGGAAAGCCCCGCCTGGTCCTCCTCCCAGCGACTCGGCTGCAGCCATGCGGCGCCAGGCCCGGGACATGGAGGCCAAGCACCGGGCCCGCTTCCATGCCCTGGCACACAGCTTCCTGTGCCAATGCGGGCCGGACCCCTGCGCCTGTCTGAGGAGGGTGAtggaggagctggtgggagacgGACAGATGAACTGGGGGAGGGTGGTCTCTCTGTTTACCTTCACTGGTGTGCTGGTcagagaactacagggagaggACACAGACCAGGGGCTGGGTAATGGCATGGAGCTGGGGGGGAAGGAGAGCTGCAGGGCACTGGCGGAGACCATAGCAGACTacctaggagaggagaagagtgactGGATGCTGGAGAACAAAGGCTGGGTAGGTTTGAGCAGTAAGCATCACACACACGCGCTTATGGACacatgtgcacgcacacacacaggatcattGACTAAACTGGTGGGAATTAGAGATGGGAATCTGGGCTAATATCAGCAGCACTAGTTCTCTGTCAAGCTAAGAGAAACAGTTGGACAATGACGCCTTCTATTGTCAATAATGTCTGTTTCAGACACCTTGTGGCTTCTTGCCATGTGGCTGCTGTGTTTGTACTACCAACACAATGTTCAGGTCTAATCCAGAAATGACTGCTTAAAACACAGGATTTTTGTGGTACAAGAAATATGACAATATTGGGGgccagtttcctggacacagattaagtctAGGGGCAgaaggtagcgtagtggttaagaacgttgggccagtaacgggaaggtcgctggtttgaatcccagagaccactaggtgaaaaatctgtcgatgtcccctcgagcaaggcacttaaccttaattcctcctgtaaatcgctctggataagagcgtctactaaatAACTTAAATTACTGTAAAAGTGTCACCTAGTTgtctctgggattcaaaccagcgaccttcccgttactggcccaacgttcttaaccactacgctaccttcCGCCCCTAGACTTCatctgtgtccgggaaactgGCCCCCAATATTGTCATATTTCACTGTAAAAGTGTCAATGTAGTTCTGGATTGAAGAGCAACCTCAATGGAGAATTCCCATTTGAAAATTGTGTCTGGGGGAACTGGCCCTAAATTTGCctttttttttattcatttttttacccctttctccccaatttcgtgctatccaattgttagtagctactatcttgtctcatcgctacaactcccgtacgggctcgggagagactaaggttgaaagtcatgtgtccttcgatacccaaccagccgtactgcttcttaaaacagcgcgcatccaacccggaagccagccgcaccaatgtgtcagagggtacaccgtgcacctgccGACCTTgtttagcgcgcactgcgcccggcccgccacaggagtcgctggtgcgcgatgagacaaggatatccctaccggccaatccCTCCTAACCCGGAcggtgctgggccaattgtttgtcgccccacggacctcccggtcgcggccgggttacgacagagcctgggcgcgaacccagagtctctggtgtgacagctggcgctgcagtattGTAATGTGTTACATGTCAGTAGGCTGTTGTGTCACAGTAGATTTATAAATGTATAACTCTTCAGTCAATACACTCAATACAGAGTGATTTTACTGTGGTGTGGACTATAAAccctggttgtctgagaggtcaAAGATCTACCTGTCACTTTAAAGAGGGTTTGTACAAGGTCAACACAGCCAGTATAGTCATATAAAGTGGATCAGGGGTAGTGGGGTTACTGGGGTACTCCAAAACAACATAGGACTGTAGTGCTGGGGTAGCAACAACACAGCTGCAGCTCAATTTGTTGACTGCTTTTGTGAATTAACCCCCCCCTAGCCAGCTGGTCCCAACAGCCGTATGTACTGTCTCTAACGTAACAGTCTAGTGACCTCCAAGCACACAACTATCGTTAATACTCAAAAACTAGTCTGGATTAGTACAACAAATATACTGATGAACACAACCAGCTGGATCAGAACAACAAATATACTGATGAACACAACCAGCTGGGTCTGGATCAGAACAACAAATAGACTGATGAACACAACCAGCTGGATCAGAACAACAAATATACTGATGAACACAACCAGCTGGGTCTGGATCAGAACAACAAATATACTGATGAACACAACCAGCTGGGTCTGGATCAGAACAACAAATAGACTGATGAACACAACCAGCTGGATCAGAACAACAAATAGACTGATGAACACAACCAGCTGGGTCTGGATCAGAACAACAAATATACTGATGAACACAACCAGCTGGGTCTGGATCAGAACAACAAATAGACTGATGAACACAACCAGCTGGATCAGAACACAACCAGCTGGGTCTGGATCAGAACAACAAATAGACTGATGAACACAACCAGCTGGGTCTGGATCAGAACAACGAATAGACTGATGAACACAACCACATTTTGAGATTTGCCTTACTAATCACGACACAGGTCTGTCATAGCAGGGACTGTCCGCAGGCAGTTGTCTCTCGGTCTGAAAACACGAGAGGAAATGGGGCTTTTTGAGCAGTATTGAACTAAGTTTCTTGACTTCCTTATTTTGATCTCTAGCCTGGTCCTTTGATACACCATCGTGACCTGAATAAGTGTTCAATAAAATATATGGATCTAATCCTCTCTCTTCTAGGAGGGCTTCtgtaagttcttccacacagcaAGAGAGGTGAACCAGGACTCGTCCATGAAGACTGCCCTGTTTGCTGCTGCTGGCGTGGGCATCGCAGGGTTAACCTTCCTCCTGGTCCGCTAACACACAAGCCCTGCTGCATCATCAGTCTCATTTCAAAGTGATGGCCGTGTGGTAGGTCCTCAATGGGTTAAATGGTGTCCCAACAGGGGCAAAACACTGTCTTGAAaatgaggggtggggagagactaACTTGGGGCCAAAATATCTTTTTTTTGAATAGTGGATGGGACATGTCCCCCTTCACCCCCTGGTGAGTTACGCCCATGTGTCACACTGAAGCAGGATTCCATTACATGGTTTAGTTTCATTCATCAACTGAATGTTTCCACATCTTTCAGTCTGCAGTAATACCTTCATCTATTACCAACTATATGATTCAGTCATACCTAGAGATTGTACCACAACAAACTAAAGGCCTTCTGAAATGATGGAATATGTGAATATTATTAGTTTGCATATCTTTCCTCTGTTATGTTATTAAAATCTAGTATTTTGTCAAAGCGAGCGCACAGGGACCACATGTTGTGTTGACCACAACTGGACTACTATGGTTGGTTGCATTCTGGTTGACCGTGCAGCTACAAAGATGACCATTTAGATGTGGATGGCCGCTTCTCAAATGGGGACTTCATCCCTATATCAGGGCTATTCAAATCCAAGCCTGACGTTCTGAAGTAGTCCtgcttttctgttctacctgatcattaatGGCACCCAActggtgtctcaggtctaaaGCCGTTCCTGGTAAGAGGGGAGGAATGAAAATCAACTGTGGAACTGGCTTGTTGGTCCAGATTTCAATATCCCTGACCTATATAGAAATGGGGTGGCATTTGGGGACAAACTCCATCATTTTGTCCACTGCTTGGTGTCCTGACTTGTTTTTATGAATGTCCCTCTTGCCTTTCTACTtcaagtaatgtgtgtgtgtggcaagaaTATTTTTTAGTGTAATAAACATACattaatatattatatttatatgaaaTAAAAATGTTAAGTTGCCATCTTTGCATTTTGCCCCTTGGCAGATTTCATTGTTATTTTGTAGTTTTTTAAACCTTTTTCTCTCTCGTCATGTTAGACATCCATTTCTGGTTTATAAAAACAGGGTTCTTCTACTCCAGGCCCGGAGGTCCACATTACTGCTCGATTCTTTTCTACCTGCTAATTGATTGGCCGGCCAGAGTCTCTGAGATGATGAAAACCAGAAGTGTTCAGGTCCTCCAGGCATGTAGTTAAATATCCTTGGTCTGTCTGTGGTTTCTATCTGTGTCTGAGATGGTATGTAATGTTTTTCAGGGCTTTACAGACAGTGGTGCTACAGTGTGAGATGATATTAAGCATGTCTGCCTCAGACCAATTGACTAGACATGGTCTGCATTGCaaatgcaccctgttccctatagtgctTGACTTATTTATGTCTTTTTCTAAATAAAAAGTTTGTCATGGAGTTACAGTACTGTCTTTTGTTAAAGGTGAGTGTGAGAGACTGCAGGATGCTAAAGACACTGGGAGTCCTTTTGGTTTCACTTTGACTTCTTCAGAACTCTTTCTGACTTCTTGTTACGGTCACTAAGTGTTTATCAGCCTACACACTACCCCTCATCTCCCCTATCATGGTCTTGCAGGCCTCAGGCTCCACATCTTGTCTCTTCTTTCTTAGAATAAAAGCGCTGACTTGTATCCTGTTACACAACTGCAGCTACTGCTATTCTAGATGCAACTAATGGTACTTTAGTCACCGTCACATACAAGGCTGTGGTTACTGCTATTCTCTACCCAGCCACCGCAAGCCTTCTAAGAAACACAGCCATTGCTGTGAGAAACACAACTTTGTCTTTCACGGAGTCACATTTGTCTCAATCGTTTTTGCTAAATGTATTTCTGGTGAATTGGAAATCCAGTGTTTTCTCCTAGCCAGAGAATTCAGTCCTACGCTCAGTGACGCTACAGCAATGAGAcgtgtctgtcagtgagggggCGGGATTAGACCAGGGCCGTAACCATTCGGTCTTATCCTTGTCTACCAGGATGAGATGTACGGACAGAGACCGACACCTCTTAACTAATGGCACTTTAGTCACCATCACATACAAAGCTGTGGTTACTGCTGTTCTCTACATGTAGCCACAGCAAACCTTCTAGGACGCTGCAGTTGTATCTTGTTACACAAGTCAGCACTTTTTATTCCGATTCTGAGAAGTGTATCGGAGAGACTAGATGTGGAGCATGAGGCCTGCCCCATCAAGATGAGATCAGATAGTGACTGAGACTCTGTTATTCAAGAGTGTCACTATCTCATCTTGATGATCGCTACTAGTTTCCGTTAGGCCGGCTTTTAACGGTTTTGGCTTTCCATCTGATATACACTTTTCTCATGTTTATTCTCACACTCACCCCTGAGCCATGGGAAGAGCAGTATTATCTGCTGCTTCTCCAATCTGTTTATACTGTCTGCTGACCCACACTGTACACACAAGCCTTGCTCTCTGACTAGCCGGCACTCACCCCAAGCAAACCTTGCAAATGAGTTTGACCCCCTTTCCCTGCTTCCCATACAATGTCTCTCTGCCCCAGAGTAGATTTCTGGCTAAGAGTGACTGTTTAATGTCACCAAAAGTCTctaggatggaggaggggagactgAGTGAGTGATGGAGGTAAGCGTGTATAGCATTGTATATCTGAACCATCACAGGGTCTGTATAGCCCTCGGCCTCTCAGGCCCTCAGAACATGCAACACTGAGACTGACCTGATTTACTACCATAGAACACATACAACATACTGAGAGCTGAGCTGATGTTGTCAATGTGTGACTGTTATATCCTGTTGACATGTTTTCTCCCAGTAGACTAACAGCAGCCCGTCACTGCTGTGGTTCATCATGGGGAACTGGCTAACATGTTAATACCCAGTTATTATCACTAGTTCTATTGACACTGGCTCTTTAGATGATGGATTATAGAGATTACTGATGAAGGGGGACATCCTTACTGGCTCCCAGATGGGACTCTCGGGACTGAATCTCAAAAACAAGCAAAGCGGGAGGGGGAATTGGTGAGAGACCAGGATGGAGAGAGTGTGAGGAATGGAGAGGTAGCGAGTCAGACAGAAGTCTGGGGGTTTGAGAAACATGTTAAACTCTCTGACCTCAATGACCTTTAACACCCGGTAGAATGATCAGGGACCTTAGAAACCCAGCAGAATGATCACTAACCTTAGACACCCAGCAGAATTATCACTGACCTTAGACACCCAGCAGAATGATCACTGACCTTAGACACccagcagaggggagaggggacagtgaATAATATCTATAGACTGGAGAGGGGACAGTGAATAATATCTATAGACTGGAGAGGGGACAGTGAATAATATCTATAGACTGGAGAGGGGACAGTGAATAATATCTatagactggagcagggacagtGAATAATATCTATAGACTGGAGAGGGGACAGTGAATAATATCTatagactggagcagggacagtGAATGATATCTatagactggagcagggacagtgaatgatgtctatagtctGGACAGTGAATTATGTCTATAGACTGGAGAGGGGACAGTGAATGATATCTATAGACTGGAGAGGGGACAGTGAATGATATCTATAGACTGGAGAGGGGACAGTGAATGATATCTATTGACTGGAGAGGGGACAGTGAATGATATATATAGACTGGAGGGGGGAcagtgaatgatgtctatagtctggacagaggacagtgaatgatgtctatagactGGAGAGGGGACAGTGAATGATATATATAGACTGGAGAGGGGACAGTGAATGATATCTATAGACTGGAGAGGGGACAGTGAATGATATATATAGACTGGAGGGGGGAcagtgaatgatgtctatagtctggacagaggacagtgaatgatgtctatagactggacaggggacagtgaatgatgtctatagactggacaggggacagtgaatgATGTCCGCTCTAGACTGGACAGAGGAcagtgaatgatgtctatagactggacaggggacagtgaatgatgtctatagactggacaggggacagtgaatgATGTCCGCTCTAGACTGGACAGAGGAcagtgaatgatgtctatagactGGAGAGGGGACAGTGAATAATATCTATAGACTGGAGAGGGGACAGTGAATGATATCTatagactggagcagggacagtGAATAATATCTATAGACTGGAGAGGGGACAGTGAATAATATCTatagactggagcagggacagtGAATGATATCTatagactggagcagggacagtGAATAATATCTatagactggagcagggacagtGAATGATATCTatagactggagcagggacagtgaatgatgtctatagtctGGAcagtgaatgatgtctatagactggacaggggacagtgaatgatgtctatagactGGAGAGGGGACAGTGAATGATATCTATAGACTGGAGAGGGGACAGTGAATGATATCTATAGACTGGAGAGGGGACAGTGAATGATATATATAGACTGGAGGGGGGAcagtgaatgatgtctatagtctggacagaggacagtgaatgatgtctatagactggacaggggacagtgaatgatgtctatagactggacaggggacagtgaatgATGTCCGCTCTAGACTGGACAGAGGAcagtgaatgatgtctatagactggacaggggacagtgaatgatgtctatagactggacaggggacagtgaatgATGTCCGCTCTAGACTGGACAGAGGAcagtgaatgatgtctatagactggacaggggacagtgaatgatgtctatagactGGACAGAGGACAGTGAATGATGTCCGCTCTAGACTAGACAGAGGACAGTGAATGATGTTCGCTCTAGactggacaggggacagtgaatgatgtctatagactggacaggggacagtgaatgatgttcgctctagactggacaggggacagtgaatgatgtccgctctagactagacagaggacagtgaatgatgtctatagactGGACAGGGGACAGCGAATAATGTTCGCTGTAGACTGGACAGGGGACAGCGAATAATGTTCGCTGTAGactggacaggggacagtgaatgATGTCCGCTCTAGACTAGACAAAGGACAGTGAATGATGTCCGCTCTAGactggacaggggacagtgaatgatgttcgctctagactggacaggggacagtgaatgatgtctatagactggacaggggacagtgaatgatgttcgctctagactggacaggggacagtgaatgatgttcgctctagactggacaggggacagtgaataatgttcgctctagactggacaggggacagtgaataatgttcgctctagactggacaggggacagtgaatgatgttcgctctagactggacaggggacagtgaatgatgtctatagactggacaggggacagtgaatAATGTCTGTAGactggacaggggacagtgaatAATGTCTATAGactggacaggggacagtgaatgatgttcgctctagactggacaggggacagtgaatAATGTCTATAGactggacaggggacagtgaatgatgtc includes:
- the bcl2l10 gene encoding bcl-2-like protein 10, translated to MTAILLPSVRGESSLIAGRTMSCGLWKETLAIAEDYLSVCSIIPASGSRKAPPGPPPSDSAAAMRRQARDMEAKHRARFHALAHSFLCQCGPDPCACLRRVMEELVGDGQMNWGRVVSLFTFTGVLVRELQGEDTDQGLGNGMELGGKESCRALAETIADYLGEEKSDWMLENKGWEGFCKFFHTAREVNQDSSMKTALFAAAGVGIAGLTFLLVR